A genome region from Erythrolamprus reginae isolate rEryReg1 chromosome 4, rEryReg1.hap1, whole genome shotgun sequence includes the following:
- the ZBTB21 gene encoding zinc finger and BTB domain-containing protein 21, with product MDGLLHYINPAHAISLLSALNEQRLKGQLCDVVLIVGDQKFRAHKNVLAASSEYFQSLFTKKENESQSVFQLDFCEPDTFDNVLNYIYSSSLFVEKSSLAGVQEVGYSLGISFLTNIVSRSPQVPLPSCPIKKILFHEDDESGSQKRSVIVCQSKNETQGENVGQTFHDISHSSNFLSSVAIKTKWPQQSTEFQHNLSLNEKRWLKDSSLRYSKTNESSITMEGQSRKKRNAILSQKSFVEKELAVDERGESDQLLREKAEEISLKQVCPPAESVCNSSEATFLLNERKKVTSSGEDRNLLYYSKLGLVLPSRIAGPESQSTDRSGPLVKSLLRRSLSMDSQVPISSPSIDLKLSQRSSMGNNAQGIMLNVISQKSSMKDTSEIAAPDDKTQIMHPHRLRSFSASQSTDRDMNSQDVQIKIEPSSPLSDPSEIIRITVGDTLSSVNKSDSFKTEDDHRELTNSFKAEDSELSRLPAKRRFQADRRLPLKKMKVDQHVSPESKDNFEENLNPIPFVDFPDSDVSRDECGELEETKPNKKFKCKHCLKIFRSTAGLHRHVNMYHNPEKPYACDICHKRFHTNFKVWTHCQTQHGIVKNPSPASSSHAVLDEKFQRKLIDIVREREIKKALIVKLRRGKPGFQGQASSQAQQVIKRNLRSRNRGAYICTYCGKAYRFLSQFKQHIKMHPGEKLAGGNKTLVKPKEDSRIENPVENKKVYQCRICNAKLSSLTEQGNHERLCRKATVCAYCSLLFSSPELKHDHEVTCEYKKLTCLECMRTFKSSFSIWRHQVEVHNQNTMAPTENFSLPVLEHNGEVSNASKPPYQADKIGHFLTAKEDGVFSDSSEQINFDSEDSSCLPEDLSVSKQLKVQIKEEPGDDIEEEISESSRESKEGNANKDTGLWPCEKCGKIFTVHKQLERHQELLCSVKPFICHVCNKAFRTNFRLWSHFQSHMAQASEEPLRKEPEMCSSANSPSPPPLPPPPPLPKIQPLEPDSPTSLSETPSGSEKLFVPQKSDTLFYHAPPLSAITFKRQYMCKLCHRTFKTAFSLWSHEQTHN from the coding sequence ATGGATGGACTTTTGCATTATATAAATCCGGCACATGCTATTTCTCTTTTAAGTGCTTTAAATGAACAGCGTCTGAAAGGACAACTTTGTGATGTTGTTCTAATAGTAGGAGATCAAAAATTTCGAGCTCATAAAAATGTTCTAGCTGCCAGCAGTGAATACTTCCAATCTCTATTCACTAAGAAAGAAAATGAGTCTCAGTCAGTATTTCAACTTGATTTCTGTGAACCAGATACCTTTGATAATGTATTAAATTACATTTATTCATCATCTTTGTTTGTTGAGAAAAGCAGTCTGGCTGGTGTGCAAGAAGTAGGCTACAGTCTTGGAATTTCCTTTCTTACTAACATTGTGTCTAGAAGTCCTCAAGTTCCTTTACCTTCATGTCCTATCAAGAAAATATTATTCCACGAAGATGATGAAAGTGGCTCCCAGAAAAGAAGTGTCATTGTTTGTCAGAGCAAAAATGAAACACAGGGAGAAAATGTTGGTCAAACCTTCCATGATATAAGCCATAGTTCTAATTTTTTGTCATCGGTTGCTATCAAAACTAAGTGGCCACAACAATCAACTGAATTTCAGCATAATCTATCACTAAATGAAAAGAGATGGTTAAAAGATAGTTCTTTAAGATATTCAAAGACCAATGAATCTTCAATTACAATGGAAGGTCaaagtagaaagaaaagaaatgcaataTTATCACAGAAATCGTTTGTAGAGAAAGAACTGGCAGTTGATGAACGAGGAGAAAGTGATCAACTTTTAAGAGAAAAAGCAGAGGAAATATCCTTGAAACAAGTTTGTCCACCCGCTGAATCTGTATGCAATTCATCAGAAGCCACATTTTtgctgaatgaaagaaagaaagtaactaGTTCAGGTGAAGACAGGAATTTACTATACTATTCAAAATTAGGATTAGTACTCCCGTCTAGGATAGCTGGTCCTGAAAGCCAAAGTACTGACAGAAGTGGACCACTTGTAAAAAGTCTTCTTCGAAGGTCATTGTCAATGGATAGTCAAGTTCCTATATCTTCACCCTCTATCGATTTAAAGCTTTCTCAAAGATCTTCAATGGGAAACAATGCACAAGGAATAATGTTGAATGTAATATCTCAAAAGTCATCCATGAAAGATACTTCAGAAATAGCAGCCCCTGATGATAAGACACAGATAATGCATCCACATCGTCTCAGATCCTTCAGTGCTTCTCAATCAACAGACAGGGACATGAATTCTCAAGATGTACAGATTAAAATTGAACCTAGCAGTCCACTTTCAGATCCATCTGAAATTATAAGAATTACAGTGGGAGATACTTTATCATCTGTCAATAAAAGTGACTCTTTTAAGACTGAAGATGACCATAGGGAACTCACTAATTCTTTTAAAGCAGAAGATAGTGAGCTCAGTAGACTTCCAGCTAAAAGAAGATTTCAAGCAGACAGAAGGCTACCACTCAAAAAAATGAAAGTAGACCAACATGTTTCCCCAGAGTCTAAGGACAATTTTGAAGAGAATTTGAATCCTATACCCTTTGTTGATTTCCCAGATTCTGATGTTAGCAGAGATGAATGTGGTGAACTGGAGGAAACAAAGCCTAACAAAAAATTTAAGTGCAAACACTGTCTTAAGATTTTCAGGTCAACAGCAGGCCTACATCGTCATGTCAATATGTACCACAATCCAGAGAAACCATATGCTTGTGATATTTGCCATAAGAGATTTCACACAAATTTCAAAGTTTGGACCCATTGCCAGACACAACATGGAATTGTAAAGAACCCCTCGCCTGCTTCTAGCTCACATGCTGTCTTAGATGAAAAATTCCAGAGGAAATTAATTGATATTGTAAGAGAACGGGAAATTAAAAAAGCTTTGATTGTTAAATTAAGGCGTGGAAAACCAGGGTTTCAGGGACAAGCTAGTTCACAAGCTCAACAAGTCATCAAAAGGAATCTGAGGTCAAGAAATAGAGGAGCTTACATTTGTACCTACTGTGGGAAAGCATATCGCTTCCTGTCACAGtttaaacagcatataaaaatgcaCCCAGGAGAAAAATTGGCTGGAGGAAATAAAACTCTTGTTAAACCAAAAGAAGATAGTCGCATTGAAAACCCAGTGGAAAACAAAAAAGTTTATCAGTGTCGTATTTGTAATGCTAAACTGTCGTCTCTTACTGAACAAGGAAATCATGAACGGCTGTGCCGGAAAGCAACAGTTTGTGCTTACTGCAGTCTTCTGTTTTCTTCTCCAGAACTGAAGCATGATCATGAAGTCACATGTGAATATAAGAAGCTCACTTGCTTGGAGTGTATGCGAACTTTTAAATCCTCCTTCAGTATTTGGCGCCATCAAGTTGAGGTGCACAATCAAAATACGATGGCTCCAACAGAGAATTTTTCTTTGCCAGTTTTGGAGCACAATGGTGAAGTAAGTAATGCTTCAAAACCACCTTATCAAGCAGACAAAATTGGCCACTTTCTCACTGCTAAAGAAGATGGTGTATTTAGCGATTCCTCAGAGCAAATCAATTTTGATTCAGAAGATTCCTCATGCCTTCCTGAAGACCTTAGCGTTTCCAAACAGCTGAAAGTTCAAATCAAAGAAGAACCTGGGGATGATATAGAAGAGGAGATTTCTGAAAGCAGCCGGGAATCAAAGGAAGGCAATGCTAATAAGGATACCGGTTTGTGGCCCTGTGAAAAGTGTGGAAAAATTTTCACCGTACACAAGCAGCTAGAGCGTCATCAAGAGCTTTTATGCTCGGTGAAACCCTTTATTTGCCATGTGTGTAATAAGGCTTTTCGAACCAATTTCCGATTGTGGAGTCATTTCCAGTCCCATATGGCACAAGCTTCAGAAGAACCTTTGCGAAAAGAACCTGAGATGTGCTCTTCAGCTAATTCTCCTTCAccaccacctctgcctccacccCCTCCACTTCCCAAAATACAGCCTTTGGAACCTGATAGTCCTACAAGCCTATCAGAAACCCCTTCAGGTAGTGAGAAATTATTTGTTCCACAGAAGTCTGACACACTTTTTTATCATGCTCCACCACTGTCAGCTATCACATTCAAAAGACAGTATATGTGCAAACTTTGCCATAGGACATTCAAAACTGCATTTAGTCTTTGGAGCCATGAACAGACACACAATTAA